A segment of the Nitrospina gracilis 3/211 genome:
GGTGTGGAATTCCAGCGGGCTTGATCGAGGTGGTGCCGGAACGAGCCCCCGCCTGCTTATGGCTTTCCCACTCTTGTGTTTATTGAACCCAGCCTTTATGGTATTAAATTAAAACTTCAGTCCCTGTTTTACTTTGGGGCCGCGACCTTTTGCATCGCGGCATTTTCGCATCGAAAAATTTTTGTTTGCGAAAAAAGCGAACCACCCGGTTTGCGAACCCCTTCTTGTTGGGAGCAGTGGCTGGTTTGGGCATACGTTATCATTCTTGAAAACATGGGGAGGTTGTATGGCGGAAGAAAAGAAAGCGGCGAGCCCGGGAGGGACCGGTCCTCAAGCGGCGCAGAAAAAAGGCGGTCAGAACCTGAAGCTGAACTGGGACGATTCAAAAATGCAGACCACCTATGCCAACGTGGTCAACGCATCCAGCACACGCGAGGAAGTGTCCATTTTCTTCGGCACCAACCAGACCTGGAACGTGCCTCAGGACAATGAAGTGACCATTCAACTCAGCGACCGCATGGTGCTCAACCCGTTTGCCGCCAAACGTCTCCTGGTTTTGTTGAACAAAATCATCGCGGAATACGAAGAGCGGTTCGGCCGCCTGCCCTTGGACGGTGAAACCCGCTGAAGCCCGGTTTTTGTTTCAAGCAANNNNNNNNNNNNNNNNNNNNNNNNNNNNNNNNNNNNNNNNNNNNNNNNNNNNNNNNNNNNNNNNNNNNNNNNNNNNNNNNNNNNNNNNNNNNNNNNNNNNATTCCGGCTGGCGGCCAGGGGGATTGAATCCAGTCCTTCATGCCTCGCGGCAGGCTTGGAATGAAACCTAACGGTGAGCCATCACCCAGGGGCGACTCTTCTCTGCCATGACATTGGTTCGTGCCTCGATGCGTGCCAGGTAATGCACTTGCAGGTCGCCTGCGGTGTTGTCCACAACCAGGTAGTAGTCCCCGCTCTTCGGGGTGATCACCGAAAACTTGATTTCATGGGATGCCACCGACTGGAACAGGGCCCGGTCGATTTGCGGGTATTTCTGGAACCCTTCCTTGTCGAGCAGCAGCACCCGGATTTCTTCATCGCTGGTCAGTTCGAAATTCAGGGTCGATCCCTGGTAAACATTTTGGAGACGGGTGGAGTTCCATTCGTGGGCCGGAATGGACGCGGTCAATTCAACGGATTTCTGCCCGGCCCACGCCGGTGTGCAGACCAGCATTCCCAGTAGTATTGCGGCAAACAGGCGCATCATAAGTCCCCCTTTTGGGTTGGAAATACCACGAAATCGGGTGGCCATTGCGAGTATATCCTATTCATTATCAGAAAATTCCTACAAGAATTCAATGGGAATAATGCATTTTCCTGAATCGGGGGCGCCCGTTTTAGGAGGGGATTGGTTGTTTCTTTTTTTCAATATGCTTATGGTAATATCCGTTCTTCTAAGTTCGTAACTCCTTAATTTGCAATATTTCCCCTGACCATTTTTAAATTTATGAGGGAACGGGTTTCGGTTGACATTCAAATTGAATGGGGGGTTTAATTCGCATACTCACGAAGACTTGTTCCCACGGTCTTTCGTCTGTGAAGGGGAACAGGCCGGCAGTTTGAGGGCGTGAAAGCCACCCACTGCAGTGCCGGGGAAGAGTCGGGCGGAGATAGAGGGCAAAGCCTAAGGGGGACAGGGTTGGCAACTCCCACACGGCCTGCACCAGGGTATCAATGCAAAGGTATGCTTTGGAGTTTTGTGGGAGGGACTCATGGCTTTTCCGTTTGGGCCGGTAAGGTGCGATCCTGCCTCTGTAGAGGAATACAATCCGTCCACAGGGTTGGGACGCAAACGTTGGGGCCGGCGTCACACCCGCGTGCCGACTTCGCTTCGCCGTCCCGGACGCGAACGCCCCGTTTTTGAAACGCTCGAACCCCGCCTGCTTCTTTCCGCCGATCTGACTTATATCGGCCCGTCCACCGATCTCACTCTTAAATTTGATGCCGGCCTGAACCAGTATCAACTGGTTGACGACACGGATACGGTTGTGTCATTCGACACAGCCGATGCTTCCAACACCATCAACATCACAGGCACCGCCGGCGCGGATTCTTTGGGCCTCGATCTGGATACGCTGGGCAGTGGCAAGACCATCAATTTTGATGGATTCGGCGACGACACGCTGAAGTCCACCAAGGATTCGGACCAGACCCTCACCAACACCAGCCTCGATGCAGGCGGACAATCGTTCACCATTTCCGGTTTTGAAAAAGCCGAATTGACCGGCGGCAACAGCGCCAACACGCTGGATGCCTCCGCCTTCACCGGCGACGTGACGCTGAGTGGTTTGGGCGGGGCCGACCGCCTGATCGGCGGTACGGGTAACGACACCCTCATCGGCGGCCTCGGCGACGACGTTTATGAATTCGCTGACAACTGGGGTGTCGACACACTGACGGAGGTGACGGGCGAGGGCACGGACCGTCTCGACTTCACTGCCACCACCGGCACGTTAAAGGTCGACGAATCCGATACCAAAAGAATCACCAGCGGCGCGCACACCCTGACCAATCTCGACACCGCCGCCGAAGAACTCGACATCGCCATCACCAGCGACATCCAGGATTCGCTGGAGATCGGTTTCAATGCCGCCAAGGACCTGATCACGCGGCTCACGTCTTCGGTTACGGAACTGAGTTCCGCTCTGCCGATGCTCGACCCGGATACGGGGTCGTTCTCCGCCCTGTTCGGCCTGGCCGACATGTTCCAGGAATTGCGGGAGCAGATCGATTCACTGGGCGCGGGCGTCAACCTGTCGGACGTCACCGGCGCCATCACCAACCTGCCCGGCGTGGGCAGTGCCGTGAACCTGTCGCCGGGGTACCAGGGCGACGCGTCCAACAACCTCGAAATCGTGGTGGACGCGGGCATCTCCAAATCCATCCTGAACCAGTTGATCGACATCGACCTCGGCACCGAAGGGGCGTTCCTGAATTTCAACATCGACGCCCAGCTGTCCGTCGACGCCACGTTCGCGGGCAGTGTCGGCATCGGCGTCACGACTGTCGGCACGCCCACGGCGTTTCTGGCCGGGGCCGAGCTCGACTTCACGGTCAACGTGGACGGCGATATCGACAGCGCCGCGCTCGACCTGGGCTTCCTCGATGTCACCGTCGATGGAGCGCCGGGCAATGAAATTTCCTATTCCGGCGGCCTGCTGATTGCGGTCAGCGATCCGGTGGACAACAAGATCGCGCTCTCCGAGGTCACCGATCTCGGCTTCGATCTGGCGTCTCTGGTATCCGTCACGCCCACGGGCACCGGCTTCACCACCGGCGATCTCAATGTCACCGTTCAATCGGGCATCAACCTGCCCGGAGACATCCCGCTGACCAGCGGCATTTTGAACATTGTATTCCCGACGTTCACCGATTTTTACAACGGCGTCCTGCCGACCATCAGCCTGACCAGCGGCACCATCGATCTGCTCGATTTCAGCAACATCACCCCCGGCGATGTCGCGGGCATGCTGAGCGACCTGGTGGACACGCTGTCGGCGCTGGCAGGAAGCGAACTGCTGGATCAGGTCATCCCGCTCACCGGCGTGACGCTGGGCGACCTGCTCGATTTCGGCGAAGGGTTCAGGCAGGAAATCCTCGATCCGCTTTTCGTCAGTGGCGATGCGACGGTTCCGGATTTCGACGGCGACGGCATCCCGGATTTCGATTTCGACAGCATTCAGGATCTGGTGGCGGAACTGACGGCGTTGTTTCCCATTTCGATGGCCGGACTGGTCGCGCGGTTCAACCCGACCGACCGCGAGCTGGTCTTCAATATGAATTTCAGCTCCCTGCTCAACATCGGCACTTCGCCGATTTCCCTGGGAGCAAGCCTGGGCGATCTCGCAGGCATCAGCACCACGAGCGAATTTGATCTCAGCACGAGTTTTGATTTCAACCTGGATTTCGGCATCGGTCTCGGTGCCAGCGAAGATATCGAGCTTCTGCCTTCGCCGTTCTCGCCGGACAACGTGGCGGAGTTGAGCATCGCACAGCAGGACGGTGCGGCAGCGACGGATTTTTCCGTGCAGATCGTGCGCGTGGACAACGCCACGTTGGGCAGTTACAAGCTCGGCGACCCGACAGGCGCGCACGAAACCGGAACCATCCAGTACAACGCCTCCGCCGCCTCCGTGGCCGCCGCGCTCAACAGCATGGCCGCCCTCAACGGACTCGGCTGGGCGGTGCAGGTCACCAAAACGGTCGAAGGCAATGACAGCGTGTACACGGTGGTGTTCAAGGATGCCACCGACACCGACAAGTCGTTCAATCCCAGCGGCGTGCTGCTGCCGCCTCTGGATGACGCGGACAACACGCTCAAGGGCGCGGCGGATGGCGTGCTTTCCAGCACGGCCACGTTCGACATCAAGCTGTTCAGCAAGGCGGTCACCCTGCTTGCGGGCACGGCGGGCGAGTTCACCGTGCCGGAATCGGAGCTGGGTTCGATCACGGTCACCGTCAATCGCGACACCGGCAATGCCAGCCTCGACGACCTCAAGGTCGATGTGCAGACGCAGGTGAACACGCAACTTGTCAATCAAGGTCTGACTCTCGGCTTCCTCAGTGGCGGCGAGTTGTCCACGGGCGCGAAGACGCAGGCCGATGCGACGGTCATCGCCACCGGTGCGCCGATCGACACCCTGCATGAAGATGTCGAGTTCACCGTGGTCATCAACGGTGCCGACGAGTACACCGGCATCCTGCGTGCGGTCGATGTGCTGGATACGAATGGCGATGATGAGTTGGATTCGGGCGAGTTGGCGGCGACGGTTTCGGCCACTGACTTGGGCGATGCTCTGGAAGCGGCCATCTTCGGTGTACTGGATTCGGCGGGACTGGCTTCCGATTACAATGTGAGCATCGGGGTCACCGGCGGCAATCTCACGTTCGATGTCGCCGCCGCGCCGGGTACCGACACGGTGGAACTGGTCTTCAAATCTCCGGTCACGGTGGACAGCGGCGGCGGACGCATCGCCTTCTCCACGCCTCCGGGCACTCTGTCGGCGGAAGTGTTCAATCCAAGTGTCGCCACCGCCAGCCGCATCGAGGTCTCGGCCGATTACAACGATACGGCCTTCCAGGAAATGGGGCTGCTCAGCGCGCCGACGCCCTTCGACGGCGTGCTCGACGACGACATCGAATTCACCTTGGACGTGAACGGCACCGCGGTCGATGTCTTCCTCTCCGCCGCCAGCACCGCGGGCAATACCAGCATCGACGACCTGCTCACTCAGCTCAATACCGCGGTCGATACCGGTTTGACCAATGCCAGCCTCGGCGCGGGTCTGGTCGATGTGTTCCGCGTCGATCCGGATGGCAACCGGCTGGGCATCACGGGAGATCACACCAGCGTGGACCGCCTGTCGATTGACGTGCCGGATTCGCTGACCACCGGCCCCAATGCGGGCAATGCCAACGGTGCGATCACCGAACTGGGATTCGAGTCGGGCGAGGGCGATCCTTTCGCCGGCGCGTCCGCCGAGTTTTTCATCGACAACGTCACTCTGGATGCGAACGCCAGCATCGACGCCACCACGCTCAACCTCGTGGCCAACGTCGGGTTCCTGGAAGTGGAAGCGGACGGCAGCGGCAGCATCAGCGCCAACGCCAACCTGAGCGTCATCAATCCGCTCGATGGAGGCACGCGGGTCAACGGCGAAACGCTCATCGCCGCCGTTTCGCAAGGCAAATTTTTACACGAAACTCCGCCCGGTCCAGGTGGCACTCTGGACAATCTGAACACCGGCTTTCTCAATGTCGCCATCGGCGGCGGCCTCAACTTCAGCCTCGACATCGACCCGACCGCCGGGCTGTTCGACGGCGCCAACAACCCGATCAACAATTTCGACGCGACGTTGACCATCGACGGCACCAGCCCAAACTGGCTGACCAGTTTGCCGGACGTGAACGTCAACTTCACCGGGCCGGACTTCGACGCCATCATCAGCGAGTTCAAGGACCTCAGTTTTCAGGACATCATCGATGGCCTGAGTTTCTTCGTCGAGTTCCTGCAAAGCCTGGACGGCACCAGCCCCGGCGGTTCCGCAATCGCCGATGCGCTGGATTTCGACCTGCCGCTCATCAACCGCAGTGTGGCGGACCTCGTGCAGATCGCCGACGATCTGGCCGACCGGCTGGATGCCCTTTCTGCCGATCCTTCCGGTTCCGTGCAGGCGTTGAACGATCTTTTGGTGGACATTTTCGATCTGCCCGCCGCGGCGAGCAACATCCTGTCATTCAACCCGACCACGTCCGTGCTCGGCATCAATCTGGGATTCGATGCGGCGGCGTCATTGACGCGGCCGTTTTCGCTGAACCTGGCGGATGTGCTGGCCTCGGCCGGCGCGCCGGATTTCCTGACCGATCTGGTCAGCCTGGAGGCGGGCGGCAACCTGGGTGTGAGTGCGGGCGTCGATGTGGAACTCGCGCTCGGTCTCGATCTCACCGGTGCGGACAAGGGTCTTTTCCTGTTCACCGGCGCCAACGGCACGCGGCTGGCCGCCAACGCTTCGGCCACCGGCAACAACCTGTCGTTCCGCGCGGGCCTCGGTCCCTTCCAGGTGCTGGTGGATGGCGGTAGCGGCACTCTGGGTGCGGGCATCGACCTCACGCTGAATGACGATGGCGACGGACGCCTCGACCTGATCACGCTGGGAAGCGGCGGCGGCATCAGCCTGCCGTCTTTAGGCGACCTCAATATCGACATCATCGGCATTGCCGAAGCCACTTTGCCGCTGTTCGTCGGCAGTGTGGACAACCCGATTCCGATCGGAGCCGACAACGAAATCATTCTGAGCGCCGATCTGGATGACCTCATCAGCGGCGTGCCCGGTGCGTTCAACGTCACCCTGCCGAACCTCGACCTGTTCTCCAACCCGCCCGGCATATTTGAACTGCTGGCCGACCCGGCGGTGGTGGTCGATGGTCTGGATGCCGTCCTGCTTCAGATTCAGGAAGCACTGGAAGGCCAGATTTTCGGTTTCGAGTTGCCGTTTGTCGCCGACGCGCTCAAGGACAACCCGGTTTCCAATTTCATCGAGGATTTCCGCGACGATTTCCTCAATCCGCTGGCCAACACCCTGCGCGCCAACAACGTCAACCTCGACGGACTCATCGGCCTCATCCAGGACTCGATCTTCAACACATTCGATGGACTGGGAATCCTGAAAGACAGCGACGGCGTCGGCGGTCTCACCGCGGACGACATCGTGCATACCGGCGCCAGTCTGTCGAACCTGAGTGAAGACTTCATCCAGTTCGATTTCAAAATCGGGCAAACTTTCGTTCAGGAACTGACGGACATCGATTTCGATTTCAACCTGCCCGGCCTCGGACTGGAGGCGGATTTCACGCCGACCCTCACTCTCGACTGGAACCTGGATTTCGGGTTCGGTCTGGACGAGACCAAGGGATTCTATTTTGTCACCAGCGATCCGGATGAGT
Coding sequences within it:
- a CDS encoding DUF3467 domain-containing protein, with amino-acid sequence MAEEKKAASPGGTGPQAAQKKGGQNLKLNWDDSKMQTTYANVVNASSTREEVSIFFGTNQTWNVPQDNEVTIQLSDRMVLNPFAAKRLLVLLNKIIAEYEERFGRLPLDGETR
- a CDS encoding LEPR-XLL domain-containing protein is translated as MAFPFGPVRCDPASVEEYNPSTGLGRKRWGRRHTRVPTSLRRPGRERPVFETLEPRLLLSADLTYIGPSTDLTLKFDAGLNQYQLVDDTDTVVSFDTADASNTINITGTAGADSLGLDLDTLGSGKTINFDGFGDDTLKSTKDSDQTLTNTSLDAGGQSFTISGFEKAELTGGNSANTLDASAFTGDVTLSGLGGADRLIGGTGNDTLIGGLGDDVYEFADNWGVDTLTEVTGEGTDRLDFTATTGTLKVDESDTKRITSGAHTLTNLDTAAEELDIAITSDIQDSLEIGFNAAKDLITRLTSSVTELSSALPMLDPDTGSFSALFGLADMFQELREQIDSLGAGVNLSDVTGAITNLPGVGSAVNLSPGYQGDASNNLEIVVDAGISKSILNQLIDIDLGTEGAFLNFNIDAQLSVDATFAGSVGIGVTTVGTPTAFLAGAELDFTVNVDGDIDSAALDLGFLDVTVDGAPGNEISYSGGLLIAVSDPVDNKIALSEVTDLGFDLASLVSVTPTGTGFTTGDLNVTVQSGINLPGDIPLTSGILNIVFPTFTDFYNGVLPTISLTSGTIDLLDFSNITPGDVAGMLSDLVDTLSALAGSELLDQVIPLTGVTLGDLLDFGEGFRQEILDPLFVSGDATVPDFDGDGIPDFDFDSIQDLVAELTALFPISMAGLVARFNPTDRELVFNMNFSSLLNIGTSPISLGASLGDLAGISTTSEFDLSTSFDFNLDFGIGLGASEDIELLPSPFSPDNVAELSIAQQDGAAATDFSVQIVRVDNATLGSYKLGDPTGAHETGTIQYNASAASVAAALNSMAALNGLGWAVQVTKTVEGNDSVYTVVFKDATDTDKSFNPSGVLLPPLDDADNTLKGAADGVLSSTATFDIKLFSKAVTLLAGTAGEFTVPESELGSITVTVNRDTGNASLDDLKVDVQTQVNTQLVNQGLTLGFLSGGELSTGAKTQADATVIATGAPIDTLHEDVEFTVVINGADEYTGILRAVDVLDTNGDDELDSGELAATVSATDLGDALEAAIFGVLDSAGLASDYNVSIGVTGGNLTFDVAAAPGTDTVELVFKSPVTVDSGGGRIAFSTPPGTLSAEVFNPSVATASRIEVSADYNDTAFQEMGLLSAPTPFDGVLDDDIEFTLDVNGTAVDVFLSAASTAGNTSIDDLLTQLNTAVDTGLTNASLGAGLVDVFRVDPDGNRLGITGDHTSVDRLSIDVPDSLTTGPNAGNANGAITELGFESGEGDPFAGASAEFFIDNVTLDANASIDATTLNLVANVGFLEVEADGSGSISANANLSVINPLDGGTRVNGETLIAAVSQGKFLHETPPGPGGTLDNLNTGFLNVAIGGGLNFSLDIDPTAGLFDGANNPINNFDATLTIDGTSPNWLTSLPDVNVNFTGPDFDAIISEFKDLSFQDIIDGLSFFVEFLQSLDGTSPGGSAIADALDFDLPLINRSVADLVQIADDLADRLDALSADPSGSVQALNDLLVDIFDLPAAASNILSFNPTTSVLGINLGFDAAASLTRPFSLNLADVLASAGAPDFLTDLVSLEAGGNLGVSAGVDVELALGLDLTGADKGLFLFTGANGTRLAANASATGNNLSFRAGLGPFQVLVDGGSGTLGAGIDLTLNDDGDGRLDLITLGSGGGISLPSLGDLNIDIIGIAEATLPLFVGSVDNPIPIGADNEIILSADLDDLISGVPGAFNVTLPNLDLFSNPPGIFELLADPAVVVDGLDAVLLQIQEALEGQIFGFELPFVADALKDNPVSNFIEDFRDDFLNPLANTLRANNVNLDGLIGLIQDSIFNTFDGLGILKDSDGVGGLTADDIVHTGASLSNLSEDFIQFDFKIGQTFVQELTDIDFDFNLPGLGLEADFTPTLTLDWNLDFGFGLDETKGFYFVTSDPDELTLSIDLDLGSTQAMPAFASGQLLFLALGITDGIDLDDDGDLEFSGLNLTGAIDVADPNDDGRLTIGELISGSIGDIFQPSLTGSADILMQAEVDFTTLGSADLARVLPSISTGIIVHWGLSATPNTGLVVDDPSIVLADVSLDLGSFISEFAAPILGNIADIIEPLDFLIGPDGFLNKRIPLLSDLAGKTITGRDLIETFDPTAKIGPFLDAIAELFFLIDLVDDAEAALASTGSLNFNFGDLVLSDPTSFFDTGAVASYLGSLSDRIDLSLPNLNKNSVKNVNFKNMSLNAPSQQGSGGGQAVTRFQSGVTSAGALQFNLFDPATIFSLLMGQDDVTLFTYELPEFGFNFFYKQKFPIFGPLTASLGGGIGGTIDLGFGYDTRGLQQFIGSFNPATLINGFFLNDLDPITGEDRPEATLTATIVASAQLDFLIASAGVEGGVDINIFFNLADLDHDGKIRFDEMAANLAANSFNPLSVFDTSGVAEFFLRAFIEINLLVTKIRKTFEFVRVELFSFDIPFNRPGILATQDGDVLTLSIGSNSENRLNGNVSDISEKIHVKSDGSDVLVWSDQFFVGEGLAQRFSGVNTIIADGGLGNDEIDLSGLNSGYEVIVHGGVGNDVIVGSKGDDELYGDAGNDTILGMGGADLVDGGTGNDNLYGDFQAIGLTIEGRSINSIFGGTEDEDTLKGGAGNDNLFGNGGNDTLDAGTGTDSLDGGAEDDVYLGLLVGGANTIATGSGFNTLDFSDVRDRVTFTLRNGQVVAS